One region of Oreochromis aureus strain Israel breed Guangdong linkage group 19, ZZ_aureus, whole genome shotgun sequence genomic DNA includes:
- the LOC120435005 gene encoding protein AHNAK2-like, whose product MCDCFHLAFPNWHAASSGTRPGRRLQGPEPATEDSICDEPSEFAESERPRPQGSSPVEEFPETEKYSDSDKECEAEHHPHHKGGTGKKTKKSGLGSMFEKRSTPKMSKLKEAESPESEVIVKTAKDGCAEGLIYGGGGKEGIFIKEVVPESPASKNLKLKEGDQVLSATVYFDNMSYEDAIQILEHAQAYKLKLCLKRKPEITETEPAIESDVIPEEDLHTPQMREQGKTKRRGEARISWPKFSSFGKGRKSRFTRSHSSSEAEEQRKLELSPTTSDTESPVKTQDALKYKKKHKIKLPGLTKRGRISSSEEQDTDVQTGQISGDTHHTQESDMLSPECLESPSGEMPEAYVKKDLKVMKDVQLEETSLTVREAQPIQHKVELISIDSTLKTADLTAALADQESPSHIKSPEGKKKKKERSELKMKILGKDKSHKKEAKAKSSPKRLKTLGASFDLADHPETEKSDLIPNFESHTTHTEDPALYAKVEHDLSDVAVSQKYPQKSEAKRQKGKEIQEKQEDRRTGETVKLPKLSLGDVGAEEITDDPYERLAKSSDFRTQLPKREEIEIPGMEDKSVKTRAKRIKEPKVNYTGQNGEFQAETVQLSIDVDSVKEAVSKLPGYKLPKVDTSGMPIPEEITVIDANAQRISVKTPTKVVDTKTKHGASLTKFDTTPSLEISKTTIKLPQITTGQLTSEDLLTETKVKTEKEHETKKKQSSKEIKTGTYKREDIIIPGKESLEKVSSLQAHEADETRGTEGIKSEYESDKKSKKAKMTMPSFGIAKPDIRIPDIGIVLPKQNIFQQKGDTAKGEKTEFLQEVTTSKDEIKKDKGQTEGVVCEVVIPELDSIEYIDSVDGSPAKKDNGIRLTGFDVNLESQPNVDISLKEIRKEGKSTETEEHAAKLPQFGATTTYTSVNVPDGDKHINPDEAETKTLEREGKGSKFKVPNVGISMPRVKGIKTDSSLSKKGVAVTPPPETDVTLGSVDVCTAEQIMEAEKYDQEIKHPQAEGEFDRQGGKFKMPKLGIAMPKIKGSEFDFSVSQKNEDMKLSETKPKVKPSDAELKETSDAEIRAPEMKVVEKYVDESPSKFKMPMFKLPKFGSPMANTSHEVHDKSKDIEICETQLKSTEGVNVNIPTPNTDIVGSSIDVKTVDIKPQTKTKIDVSLGSAEAFFPQEKNGDEIEVHESKFKLPKFGITMPKVKGPEVDFNLLKRDVDETLEEAKTDAERKKPSAQMETEDPDIKDLTKDNENSKFKMPTFKLPKFGVGIPSATGEVPDLDTGIKIEGAEEVLEVNIAAPSTELKEHEGKGSKFKLPSLGFSVPQTKGPDIDLNSSKKSIDITLPEAEVKLPDVEVEKNSAEVEMKIETKEKKESPSEDKMPTFHLPKFGIGIPSGTAKVPDMDKGIKIDGADISIPEEVLEVNIAAPSVELKEPSISLKTSGYEHEGQESKFKLPSLGLSVPQAKGPDIDLSLSKKDVDVTLPEAKAEVTLHDTEVETEASEIKVETKDKKGSSSKFKMPTFKLPKFGARSTNAKAEVPDMEKDVKVDGADICIPEEVLEGNIAAPSTKLKEPSNLMTTTGTEREGKGSKFKLPSLGLSVPQPKGPDIDLSLSKKDVDVTLLEAKAEVKLPDVEVEKPSVEVEIAAPEIKIETKEKKGSPSKFKMPTFQLPKLGVDIPSAAAEVPDMEKGIKIEGADISIPEEVLEVNIAAPSTELKEPLISLKTSGFEHEGKGGKFKLPSLGFSVPQAKGPDIDLSLSKKDVHITLPEAKAEVTLHDVEVEKPSVEIEIEAPEFKVETKDKKGSPSKFKMPPFQLPKFGIGIPSATAEVPDMDKGIKIEDADIKIPEEVLEVNIAAPSTELKEPSISLKTSGSEHEGKVSKFKLPSLGLSVVQTKEPDIDLSLSKKDVDVTLPEAKAEVTLPDVEVQKPSVEVEIEAPEFKVETKDKKGSPSKFKMPTFKLPKFGIGIPSATAKVPDLDTGIKIEGADVSIPEEVLEVNIAAPSTELKEPSLTLKTTGTEREGKGSKFKLPSLGLSVPQAKGPDINLSLSKKDVDVTLPEAKAEVKLPDVEIEKPSVEVKWKLKLLR is encoded by the exons GTGATCAGGTTTTGAGTGCCACTGTGTATTTTGACAACATGTCATATGAAGATGCCATTCAGATTCTGGAGCATGCTCAGGCATACAAGCTGAAGCTTTGCTTGAAACGCAAGCCAGAGATCACAGAGACCGAACCAGCCATCGAATCTGACGTTATACCT GAAGAAGACCTCCACACTCCACAGATGAGAGAACAAGGAAAAACTAAAAGACGTGGAGAAGCTCGCATTTCGTGGCCCAAGTTTTCATCCTTTGGAAAAGGGCGAAAATCACGTTTTACAAGGTCTCACAGTTCCTCAGAGGCTGAGGAGCAAAGAAAGCTTGAACTCAGCCCAACAACAAGCGACACAGAGTCACCGGTAAAAACTCAGGATGCTctcaaatacaagaaaaagcataaaataaaactaccTGGTCTGACAAAGAGAGGCCGCATAAGTTCATCTGAGGAGCAGGACACAGATGTGCAAACTGGACAGATCAGTGGTGACACTCACCACACACAAGAATCAGATATGCTTTCACCTGAGTGCCTTGAAAGCCCCTCAGGAGAAATGCCTGAAGCCTATGTGAAAAAAGATCTGAAAGTAATGAAAGATGTGCAACTTGAAGAAACCAGTCTAACGGTCCGTGAAGCTCAACCTATTCAACATAAGGTGGAACTTATCAGTATCGATAGCACTTTGAAAACAGCAGATTTAACTGCGGCTCTAGCAGATCAAGAAAGCCCCTCTCATATCAAGTCccctgaggggaaaaaaaagaagaaagaaaggtctgaattaaaaatgaaaattctGGGGAAGGACAAATCACACAAGAaagaagcaaaagcaaaatcgtcaccaaaaaggctaaaaacaCTAGGGGCAAGTTTTGACTTAGCTGATCATCCTGAAACTGAAAAATCAGATTTAATCCCAAACTTTGagtcacacacaacacacacggAAGATCCTGCTCTTTATGCTAAGGTGGAACATGATTTATCTGATGTTGCAGTTTCACAAAAATATCCACAGAAAAGTGAAGCAAAAAGGCAGAAAGGCAAAGAAAtccaagaaaaacaagaagacagaAGAACAGGGGAAACTGTCAAACTGCCGAAACTCAGTTTGGGTGACGTTGGTGCTGAGGAAATCACAGATGATCCTTATGAGAGACTGGCAAAAAGCAGTGATTTCAGAACCCAACTTCCCAAACGGGAAGAGATTGAGATACCAGGTATGGAGGATAAGTCTGTGAAGACGAGAGCAAAAAGAATTAAAGAACCTAAGGTAAATTATACAGGACAGAATGGAGAATTTCAAGCAGAAACTGTGCAACTGTCAATTGATGTTGACAGTGTGAAAGAGGCAGTTTCTAAATTGCCTGGATATAAGTTGCCTAAAGTTGATACATCTGGCATGCCTATTCCAGAAGAAATTACTGTGATAGATGCAAATGCTCAAAGAATATCAGTGAAAACGCCTACAAAAGTGGTAGACACCAAAACAAAGCATGGAGCAAGTCTTACAAAGTTTGACACAACTCCTTCTTTAGAAATTTCCAAGACTACAATTAAGCTGCCACAGATCACAACCGGTCAATTAACCTCAGAGGATCTTTTAActgaaacaaaagtaaaaactgaaaaggaacatgaaactaagaaaaaacaaagcagcaaagaGATTAAAACTGGGACCTATAAAAGAGAAGATATTATAATACCGGGAAAGGAAAGTTTAGAGAAAGTATCTAGTCTTCAGGCACATGAGGCTGATGAAACACGAGGAACAGAGGGTATCAAATCTGAATATGAATCAGATAAGAAATCAAAGAAGGCAAAGATGACAATGCCTAGCTTTGGGATAGCAAAGCCAGACATAAGAATCCCTGATATTGGAATTGTCTTGCCAAAACAAAATATCTTTCAGCAAAAAGGGGACAcagcaaaaggagaaaaaaccgAATTCCTCCAAGAAGTAACGACATCAaaagatgaaattaaaaaagacaAGGGGCAGACTGAAGGAGTCGTATGTGAGGTTGTGATTCCTGAACTCGATAGCATTGAATACATTGACTCAGTAGATGGTTCACCAGCCAAAAAGGACAATGGCATTAGGCTTACAGGTTTTGATGTAAATCTTGAGTCACAACCAAATGTGGATATTTCCCTTAAAGAAAttagaaaagaaggaaaaagtaCAGAAACTGAAGAGCATGCAGCTAAATTGCCTCAATTTGGTGCTACTACTACATACACCAGTGTAAATGTGCCCGATGGAGATAAGCATATAAACCCTGATGAAGCTGAGACAAAAACTCTTGAAAGAGAGGGAAAGGGTAGCAAGTTTAAAGTGCCAAATGTTGGTATCTCCATGCCAAGGGTGAAAGGAATAAAAACGGATTCAAGCCTATCAAAGAAAGGTGTAGCTGTGACACCACCGCCTGAGACCGATGTTACACTTGGAAGTGTAGATGTTTGTACTGCAGAACAAATAATGGAGGCAGAAAAATATGACCAGGAAATAAAACATCCTCAGGCAGAAGGTGAATTTGATAGGCAAGGAGGCAAGTTCAAGATGCCAAAGTTAGGAATTGCAATGCCGAAAATAAAAGGGTCTGAATTTGACTTCAGTGTATCACAGAAAAATGAAGATATGAAACTGTCAGAAACGAAACCGAAGGTGAAACCCTCTGATGCTGAACTAAAGGAAACCTCTGATGCCGAAATTAGAGCTCCTGAAATGAAAGTGGTAGAAAAGTATGTAGACGAATCACCATCAAAATTTAAGATGCCAATGTTCAAACTACCTAAATTTGGATCTCCTATGGCAAACACCAGTCATGAAGTACATGATAAATCAAAGGACATTGAAATTTGTGAAACACAGCTGAAATCAACAGAAGGTGTCAATGTTAACATTCCAACACCAAACACTGATATTGTGGGATCATCTATTGATGTGAAAACAGTTGATATCAAACCACAGACTAAAACTAAAATCGATGTAAGTCTTGGGAGTGCAGAAGCTTTCTTTCCCCAGGAAAAGAATGGAGATGAAATCGAAGTACATGAAAGCAAGTTCAAATTGCCAAAATTTGGAATAACAATGCCAAAAGTAAAAGGACCAGAAGTTGATTTTAACTTATTGAAGAGAGATGTAGATGAAACACTTGAAGAAGCCAAAACTGATGCTGAACGTAAAAAACCCTCTGCTCAAATGGAAACAGAAGATCCTGATATTAAAGATCTGACAAAAGATAATGAGAACTCAAAATTTAAGATGCCTACATTCAAATTACCAAAATTTGGAGTTGGTATCCCAAGTGCCACAGGAGAAGTACCTGATTTGGACACAGGTATCAAAATAGAAGGTGCTGAAGAGGTTCTTGAAGTTAACATAGCAGCACCCAGCACTGAATTAAAAGAACATGAAGGCAAAGGAAGTAAGTTCAAATTGCCAAGTCTTGGATTTTCTGTCCCTCAAACAAAAGGACCTGACATTGATTTAAATTCCTCAAAGAAAAGCATAGATATTACTCTTCCAGAAGCTGAAGTGAAACTCCCTGATGTTGAAGTtgaaaaaaattctgctgaGGTTGAAATGAAAATTgagacaaaggaaaaaaaagaatcaccATCAGAGGATAAGATGCCAACATTCCACTTACCAAAATTTGGCATTGGTATCCCAAGTGGCACAGCAAAAGTACCGGATATGGACAAAGGTATCAAAATAGATGGTGCTGATATTAGTATCCCTGAAGAGGTTCTTGAAGTCAACATAGCAGCACCCAGCGTGGAATTGAAAGAGCCTTCAATCTCCTTGAAAACCAGTGGATATGAACATGAAGGACAAGAGAGTAAGTTCAAACTGCCAAGTCTTGGATTGTCTGTCCCTCAAGCCAAGGGACCTGACATTGATTTAAGCTTATCGAAGAAAGATGTAGATGTTACACTTCCAGAAGCCAAAGCTGAAGTCACACTCCATGATACTGAAGTGGAAACTGAAGCTTCTGAGATCAAAGTTGAGACAAAGGACAAAAAAGGATCATCATCAAAATTTAAGATGCCAACATTTAAATTACCCAAATTTGGTGCCCGTAGTACAAATGCAAAAGCAGAGGTACCGGATATGGAGAAAGATGTTAAAGTAGATGGAGCTGACATTTGTATCCCTGAAGAGGTTCTTGAAGGTAACATTGCAGCACCCAGCACTAAATTAAAAGAACCTTCAAACTTGATGACAACTACAGGAACAGAACGTGAAGGCAAAGGAAGTAAGTTCAAACTGCCAAGTCTTGGATTGTCTGTCCCTCAACCCAAAGGACCTGACATTGATTTAAGCTTATCGAAGAAAGATGTAGATGTTACACTTCTAGAAGCCAAAGCTGAAGTCAAACTCCCTGATGTTGAAGTTGAAAAACCTTCTGTTGAAGTGGAAATTGCAGCTCCTGAGATCAAAATTGagacaaaggaaaagaaaggatCACCATCAAAGTTTAAGATGCCTACATTCCAATTGCCAAAATTAGGAGTTGATATCCCAAGTGCAGCAGCAGAGGTACCGGATATGGAGAAAGGTATCAAAATAGAAGGCGCTGATATTAGTATCCCTGAAGAGGTTCTTGAAGTTAACATTGCAGCACCCAGCACTGAATTGAAAGAACCTCTAATCTCCTTGAAAACAAGTGGATTTGAacatgaaggaaaaggaggtaAGTTCAAATTGCCAAGTCTTGGATTTTCTGTCCCTCAAGCCAAAGGGCCTGACATTGATTTAAGCTTATCAAAGAAAGACGTACATATTACACTTCCAGAAGCTAAAGCTGAAGTCACACTCCATGATGTTGAAGTAGAGAAACCTTCTgttgaaattgaaattgaagcTCCTGAGTTCAAAGTtgagacaaaagacaaaaaaggatcACCATCGAAGTTTAAGATGCCTCCATTCCAATTACCAAAATTTGGCATTGGTATCCCAAGTGCAACAGCAGAGGTACCAGATATGGACAAAGGTATCAAAATAGAAGATGCTGATATTAAGATTCCTGAAGAGGTTCTTGAAGTTAACATTGCAGCACCCAGCACTGAATTGAAAGAACCTTCAATCTCCTTGAAAACCAGTGGATCTGAACATGAAGGAAAAGTAAGTAAGTTTAAACTGCCAAGTCTTGGATTATCTGTCGTTCAAACAAAAGAACCTGACATTGATTTAAGCTTATCGAAGAAAGATGTAGATGTTACACTTCCAGAAGCCAAAGCTGAAGTCACACTCCCTGATGTTGAAGTACAGAAACCTTCTGTTGAAGTGGAAATTGAAGCTCCTGAGTTCAAAGTtgagacaaaagacaaaaaaggatcACCATCAAAATTTAAGATGCCTACATTCAAATTACCCAAATTTGGCATTGGTATCCCAAGTGCCACAGCAAAAGTACCTGATTTGGACACAGGTATCAAAATAGAAGGTGCTGATGTTAGTATACCTGAAGAGGTTCTTGAAGTTAACATAGCAGCACCCAGCACTGAATTAAAAGAACCTTCACTCACCCTGAAAACTACAGGAACAGAACGTGAAGGCAAAGGAAGCAAGTTCAAACTGCCAAGTCTTGGATTGTCTGTCCCTCAAGCCAAAGGACCAGATATCAATTTAAGTTTATCAAAGAAAGATGTAGATGTTACACTTCCAGAAGCCAAAGCTGAAGTCAAACTCCCTGATGTCGAAATTGAAAAACCTTCTGTTGAAGTGAAGTGGAAATTGAAGCTCCTGAGATAA